Proteins from one Limanda limanda chromosome 9, fLimLim1.1, whole genome shotgun sequence genomic window:
- the dnttip2 gene encoding deoxynucleotidyltransferase terminal-interacting protein 2, whose amino-acid sequence MVSTRRGVSVSSPAKTNPDQSSDVPATPSTVRRSRRTAKQAESPTHDALVETSHQLEESSRGSPASPPPSLIKRCTRAARLHSPEQSCTPVDSTHEGDLSDAGSCGSALSVIELPSTQTRGRKAPPRAVSQEDEEMSEVESCSSVVSASNDGQIIRRSTRKKRAPASRDLAPASPELAPASPELALAPLEAAEVVSKRVTRSVRKTAPNRSAAKQQTEDSEVSDADSCASSVTDAAVTRSTIRRSTRSRRSAHVIPIDLDEGSDCSYSSPRRGRQTRAARGKASVTVNVSDSLSPSSDGFESGPTYSKATRSRGRAQPQGPKALDSDSDLTDRGTPCSSRTGSGNSSRGVRVTRKSMRDLSIVLTNVCEPIVEDVSLNDSTLERTLITEDADRTLSEEPMNLTLDENEDGKEADLTSKEVDTNEEEKEEEKEVIASTVNLSSNEVKSNEEEKEEVIASTVDLTSNEVDTNEEEKEVVSEPAVMVKGQQEELSAEKKDENTSEVEMMQEMESSEPLKPCQSVTVTECEEASGITAEEEDEQPMEAADVGTHSSQGDEAVREDAVVEAGPSDEEKMEVNTDAQQVVDSSDVQVESIQVTSSQQLTITVDSEPEQQQKDVIVQKTKVISLLDSSDDEEEGDVSGDDEEELGSGKEEEEAGPSKTSESAAASVGGLFMIDTRPGEEADEQYYKERPTEEEEAQNREAEQEEQDEEFVDEEGDDDDDDEDAKILFSCRNPQLKDFSTRIDPGIKMKELGGLYINFGASNSKAASTSSTEKKIQDEVMKNSVIGPEFEKMAAVPPYSESKQAVKLRNRAERAKCTGDAWFNMKAPELTQELKGDLQVLKMRSTMDPKRFYKKNDRDGFPKYFQVGTVVDNPVDYYHSRVPKKERKRTMVEELLADAEFRHQNKKKYQQILIEKAAQGAGRKNRKKSKFHKK is encoded by the exons ATGGTGTCCACCAGGAGAGGAGTGAGTGTGAGCTCTCCAGCGAAAACTAACCCCGACCAGTCCTCAGACGTCCCG GCCACTCCCTCCACTGTTAGAAGATCAAGAAGAACTGCTAAACAAGCAGAGAGTCCTACCCATGATGCCCTTGTGGAGACTAGCCACCAGCTTGAGGAAAGTAGCAGAGGATCTCCAGCATCTCCGCCGCCCTCCTTGATTAAAAGATGCACCAGAGCTGCCAGACTCCACAGTCCAGAGCAGTCCTGCACACCCGTGGACTCAACCCATGAAGGAGACTTGTCAGACGCTGGGTCCTGCGGCTCTGCACTGTCCGTCATCGAACTACCGTCGACACAGACCAGAGGCAGGAAAGCACCGCCCCGAGCAGTCAgccaggaggatgaggagatgtCTGAGGTGGAGTCGTGCTCCTCTGTAGTGTCTGCATCGAATGATGGTCAAATTATTCGAAGGAGCACCAGGAAAAAGAGGGCTCCTGCATCTCGTGACCTGGCCCCAGCATCTCCTGAACTGGCTCCGGCATCTCCTGAACTGGCTCTGGCTCCTCTTGAGGCAGCAGAAGTCGTATCGAAGAGAGTCACCAGAAGTGTGAGGAAAACCGCTCCCAACAGATCAGCTGCTAAACAACAAACTGAGGATTCGGAGGTCTCAGATGCTGACAGCTGCGCATCAAGTGTCACAGACGCTGCGGTGACTAGGTCCACCATCCGCAGATCCACAAGGTCCAGAAGATCAGCACATGTCATCCCTATAGACCTCGACGAGGGCTCGGACTGCTCTTATTCCTCCCCTCGGAGAGGGCGACAGACCAGGGCAGCAAGAGGAAAGGCATCAGTGACTGTGAACGTGAGTGATTCCCTGTCTCCCAGCTCTGATGGGTTTGAGTCAGGGCCCACTTACAGTAAAGCCACTCGTAGTCGGGGCAGGGCACAACCCCAAGGCCCCAAAGCCTTGGACTCGGACTCTGACCTGACGGACAGAGGAACTCCCTGCAGCAGCCGCACAGGCTCAGGGAACAGCAGTCGAGGTGTTCGGGTAACTAGAAAGTCCATGAGAGATCTTTCAATTGTTCTAACCAATGTCTGCGAGCCGATTGTAGAGGACGTCTCATTAAATGACTCCACGTTAGAACGCACGCTGATCACTGAGGACGCAGACCGCACACTGTCAGAGGAACCTATGAACCTAACGCTGGACGAAAATGAAGATGGAAAGGAAGCCGATCTCACATCAAAAGAGGTGGATACaaatgaagaggaaaaggaagaagagaaagaagttaTTGCGAGTACAGTTAATCTCTCATCCAATGAGGTGAAGTCaaatgaagaggaaaaggaagaagtcATTGCGAGTACAGTTGATCTCACATCCAATGAGGTGGATACaaatgaagaggaaaaggaagttGTCAGTGAGCCTGCAGTAATGGTCAAAGGCCAGCAGGAGGAGCTGTCTGCTGAAAAAAAAGACGAAAACACCTCAGAGGTGGAAATGATGCAGGAAATGGAGTCATCAGAGCCGTTAAAGCCTTGCCAATCAGTCACAGTAACGGAATGTGAGGAGGCCTCTGGAATcacggcggaggaggaggacgagcaaCCCATGGAGGCGGCTGATGTGGGGACACACTCATCACAGGGAGATGAGGCTGTGCGTGAGGATGCAGTTGTAGAAGCTGGGCCCAGTGATGAGGAGAAAATGGAAGTGAACACAGATGCTCAGCAGGTGGTCGACTCCAGCGATGTCCAAGTCGAGTCCATCCAGGTAACATCCAGCCAGCAGCTAACCATCACAGTGGATTCTGAACCCgaacagcagcagaaagacgTCATTGTCCAGAAAACTAAAGTCATCAGCCTGCTGGACAGCAGcgacgatgaagaggagggggacGTCTCTGGAGACGATGAGGAGGAATTGGGATccgggaaagaggaagaggaagcaggaCCGTCTAAGACGTCAGAATCAGCAGCTGCATCAGTGGGAGGATTGTTTATGATCGACACACGGCCCGGAGAAGAAGCTGACGAACAGTACTACAAAGAAAGAccaacagaagaagaggaggcccAAAACAGAGAAGCtgaacaggaggagcaggatgaggaGTTTGTGGATGAGGAgggggatgatgatgatgacgacgaaGATGCAAAAATCCTCTTCTCGTGTCGAAATCCTCAGCT GAAAGATTTTTCCACCCGCATCGACCCGGGCATCAAAATGAAGGAGTTGGGGGGTTTGTACATCAACTTCGGTGCCAGCAACTCAAAAGCTGCGTCCACTTCGTCCACGGAAAAGAAAATCCAAGATGAG GTGATGAAGAACAGTGTGATCGGACCAGAATTTGAAAAGATGGCCGCGGTACCGCCGTACAGTGAATCCAAACAAGCCGTAAAGCTGAGGAACAGA GCAGAGAGGGCGAAATGTACAGGAGATGCTTGGTTCAATATGAAAGCCCCTGAGCTCACTCAGGAGCTGAAAGGAGACCTCCAAGTCCTGAAGATGAGGAGCACCATGGACCCAAA